The segment tgttgtTATCTGTCAAATGATCGCTTCACTTAGCcttaaatttagaaaatgtGTATTTCTAACTTATCTACTGTTGTGTATATACTCTGAATGAGAAAAGAGTAAGAATCAGATGTCTAGATTCAattttttctctctctgtttctcagTACTTTGTCTATAAATGTGATTCATGAAGTTATTGTGTCCCTCTTTGCAGGTGTGTGATGATCTTTGCCTAAGTAGTTGTATGTGTTTTATGGCCTTGTGTGTGGCTATGGAGAAACACTTTTGTGGCTTGCCATTACTGCTTCTGGTTCTGCTTTTAGCCTCCATCGACGGATCAACACAGCTTCAATCATCTCAATCTCAAACCCTTTTGAGGCTGCAAGAGTTTCTCCACTATCCAAATGTCTTAAGCAGCTGGAACAACTTCACAGATTTCTGCAACTCAGAGCCAAATGCCTCTTTAACCGTTGAATGTTATGAAGATAGTGTAACGCAGCTCCACATTATAGGAGACAGAAAATCCCATATGTTACCGAGGAGTTTCTCATTAGACTCATTCGTTACCACTCTTGTTAAGCTCCCTGATGTTAAGGTTCTCACCTTAGTGTCCCTCGGTTTATGGGGTCGGTTACCTGAGAAAATCAACCGTTTGTACTCATTAGAGATTCTCAATGTGAGTTCTAACTTCCTCTTTGGACCCATTCCTCATGAACTCTCGTCTCTTTCCAGCCTTCAGACACTCATACTCGATGAGAATATGTTTTCTGGTCTGTTACCGGATTGGATTGGTTCTTTACCGAGTTTAGCTGTGTTGAGCTTGAGAAAAAATGCATTCAATGGCTCATTGCCTTCTTCACTGAGTACCTTGTCAGGTCTTAGAGTACTAACTCTGGCTAATAACCGGTTTGATGGAGCTTTACCTGATCTAAGCCATTTGAGAAATCTTCAAGTGCTTGACCTTGAAGGAAACTCTTTTGGACCGTTGTTTCCTCGGTTAAGTCACAAGTTGGTTACTCTTATACTCAGCAAGAACAGGTTTAGGTCTGCAGTATCATCTCAAGAAGTGACTTCTTTGTATCAGCTTCAACATTTGGATCTTTCATTCAACACATTTGTTGGTCCCTTTCCTACTTCATTGATATCTCTCCCTTCAATCACTTACTTGAACATTTCACACAACAAACTCACCGGGCGGCTTTCGACAAATCTTTCTTGCAACTCACAGCTGATGTCTGTGGATCTCTCATCAAATCTTCTTACAGGAAGCTTGCCTGATTGTCTTAAACCGAGTTCCGGAACTAGCAGAGATGTTGTCTATGCAGGTAATTGTTTAGCTACTGCAAATGAAGACCAGCGCCCAGTTTCTTATTGTAGCAACGAAGCTCTTGCTGTTGGAATCATACCACAGACTAGGAGAAACAGAGTTTCCAAGTTGAGTATTGCCTTAGGAGTAACCGCAGGCCTTCTCGGGTTGATTCTCCTTGCTGGTGCATCGTTTGTGGTTCTCAGGAGAGTTAATGCTAAGAGAAGAGCAACGAAAGCTTCACCAAGATTAATCAAAGAGAATGCTTCATTTGGATACACATCAAAGCTACTCTCAGATGCAAGTAAGAAGATCAAAACATCTCTCATATATTGTCACACATTTAACATATCCAATGAGTTAAGTATTGGTTGCTTGTGGCTTACGGCAAATACTTTTATAGGGTATATCTCGCAGACAATGAAGCTAGGAGCACTAGGTCTTCCATCTTACAGGACATTCTCACTGGAAGAACTTGAGTATGCTACAAACAACTTTGAATCCTCTGCTTTCATGGGTGAAGGTTCTCAAGGACAGGTAATAAACTTCACGCTCTCTTATGTGTTTTCAAGTTCTGAAAAATGTGATTTCTCATCTTTTTTTCTTGGTCTATTCAGATTTATAGAGGGAGGTTGAAAGATGGATCATTTGTGGCAATTAGATGtatgaaaatgaagaaaagTTGCAGCACTCAAaacctgatgcatcacattgaGCTCATAGCTAAACTGAGACACCGTCATTTAGTTAGTGTGCTTGGACACTGCTTTGAGTGCTACTTAGATGACTCAACAGTCAGCAGAATGTTCTTCGTCTTTGAGTATGTCCCAAATGGAGAACTTAGGAGCTGGATCTCAGGTATAAAACTGAAACATGATGTCCCAAGGATCATCATTATTATATCTTTTGATAACTTCACCAGAAAGTTAttgttcttttctatttttaagaTGGGCATATGGGAAGATTGCTTACTTGGGAACAACGCATAAGCATAGCCATAGGTGTAGCAAAAGGGATCCAGTTCTTGCATACTGGTATTGTGCCTGGTGTTTATGATAACAACCTGAGAATAACAGACGTTTTGCTTGATAATAACCTCGCTGCAAAAATCAGTAGCTATAACCTTCCATTACTTATGGAAGGTCTGGGAAAGGTAAATGATGTTACACTCTAAACCTTGTTTGTTTCTTGAATGCTTTTGTTGAATCTGTTTTACCTTCCTTTTAAAGGTGGGGCAAGTAGTATATCGAACCTGTCCCAAAGGCACTCCAAGGTGTGTTTAAATCTTCTTCGTTAGATAATTTATCTTAAACCAACTTACATGGTTTAGTTCTTTGTCTCTCTCATCAGCGTCAAAGAAGATGATAAAATAGATATCTATAACTTTGGAGTGATCTTGCTTGAGCTAATAGTTGGAAGACCTTTGAGAGCAAAGGGTCAAGT is part of the Raphanus sativus cultivar WK10039 chromosome 5, ASM80110v3, whole genome shotgun sequence genome and harbors:
- the LOC108863007 gene encoding probable inactive leucine-rich repeat receptor-like protein kinase At3g03770; translation: MCFMALCVAMEKHFCGLPLLLLVLLLASIDGSTQLQSSQSQTLLRLQEFLHYPNVLSSWNNFTDFCNSEPNASLTVECYEDSVTQLHIIGDRKSHMLPRSFSLDSFVTTLVKLPDVKVLTLVSLGLWGRLPEKINRLYSLEILNVSSNFLFGPIPHELSSLSSLQTLILDENMFSGLLPDWIGSLPSLAVLSLRKNAFNGSLPSSLSTLSGLRVLTLANNRFDGALPDLSHLRNLQVLDLEGNSFGPLFPRLSHKLVTLILSKNRFRSAVSSQEVTSLYQLQHLDLSFNTFVGPFPTSLISLPSITYLNISHNKLTGRLSTNLSCNSQLMSVDLSSNLLTGSLPDCLKPSSGTSRDVVYAGNCLATANEDQRPVSYCSNEALAVGIIPQTRRNRVSKLSIALGVTAGLLGLILLAGASFVVLRRVNAKRRATKASPRLIKENASFGYTSKLLSDARYISQTMKLGALGLPSYRTFSLEELEYATNNFESSAFMGEGSQGQIYRGRLKDGSFVAIRCMKMKKSCSTQNLMHHIELIAKLRHRHLVSVLGHCFECYLDDSTVSRMFFVFEYVPNGELRSWISDGHMGRLLTWEQRISIAIGVAKGIQFLHTGIVPGVYDNNLRITDVLLDNNLAAKISSYNLPLLMEGLGKVGQVVYRTCPKGTPSVKEDDKIDIYNFGVILLELIVGRPLRAKGQVDVLKEQLQASISADDGARRSMVDPTVHKTCSDQSLKTMMEICVRCLIKDPLERPSIEDVLWNLQFASQVQEGWLQNSNPPSIRGSPSPAASSLPPPSRLHITTIESPRDSGYEEHER